One genomic region from Nitrospirota bacterium encodes:
- a CDS encoding twin-arginine translocation signal domain-containing protein, producing MQVSRRQFLKVSAGTVAAVALADKVLALTALQPVIEVGNPLGDYPDRSWERVYHDQYRYD from the coding sequence ATGCAGGTTTCACGACGGCAATTCTTGAAAGTCTCAGCGGGGACGGTCGCCGCGGTGGCCCTGGCCGACAAGGTCCTGGCCTTGACGGCCCTGCAGCCGGTCATCGAGGTCGGCAACCCCCTGGGCGACTATCCCGATCGGTCCTGGGAGCGGGTCTACCACGACCAGTACCGCTATGACT